A window of the Campylobacteraceae bacterium genome harbors these coding sequences:
- a CDS encoding transporter substrate-binding domain-containing protein, whose protein sequence is MRLRFYKLILFVLFFTLNLSADINNKTQKISININQNNPFHFSGFYMAKYKGFYKNKNLDLSFVKLEKHKNALNDVLSEKINFSLGSSSLLIHKSRNKDIYLLSALFESSPLLFLSLKNNNIHSLIDFIGKKIYLGDKLRDKAILELMLSSKNIDINTLKIENKPPNIEDLINKKVDIITAYEGIDLPILNKYGLEVKMFYPKDYAFDFYDNILYTSKKYVNENPLIVRDFYLSSIEGWKYAFNNIKETAEFIYKNHNYQKLSLKELIYEGEQLKKHALNKNIFSSKLSMEKLSIIKHSYNVIGLINNDYPLENIIYEHSHGFLNHEEIEWIKKNPIIKAYVSSLAPLHFMDEKKALGISTEYLDFIAHKTGLSIEYLWNIPIKKALNMMKNSNELDILLSHTKTKEKEKYLNFSKAYVKAPLVIYTRNEDNSIQSLENLSFKTIAVEKNFTAMNILKEKYPKIKLKVYENSNDALKALSFSRVDAYIGVLLISNYQILHSGYSNIKIAAPTPFKALKVSFALQKNNEILLSIINKTLALMTQEDINQIKSKWFSSKSYRIEYTYIVYSILVFLIILSIILYGNSKLKLEIKQRKKSEKLFRIMFEQAAVGVILLNSKNKEFITANQKCCEIFDMSIKDLAKNDYETMTHEEDIFKSHEFNADLYSNDMQDITIEKRYILKNKKMIWVKLSAKKAKDEQKDENYTILMIEDISEQKDLELQKIEQSKLYLQQSKMISMGEMIGNIAHQWRQPLSVISLIATGIKLKNEMDLLEKDDLIEGMDKINHTTQHLSKTIDTFRNFFKSSNSKLWFNLDSIFTNNEHLLLAPFLNDDIEIIIEIDDIRLFTLENELVQVFLNILNNAKDALKSKQKDKKYIFIRAYKENNDVIIIFKDNAFGLKKEILNRVFEPYFTTKHKSSGTGVGLYMSEEIISKHMNGSLEVSNVEYTHNNILYTGAQFKIIIPISLEN, encoded by the coding sequence ATGCGTTTAAGGTTTTATAAGTTAATACTGTTTGTTTTATTTTTTACTCTTAATTTAAGTGCTGATATAAATAACAAAACTCAAAAAATTTCAATTAATATTAATCAAAATAATCCTTTTCATTTTTCTGGTTTTTATATGGCAAAATACAAAGGGTTTTACAAAAATAAAAACTTAGATCTTAGTTTTGTAAAACTTGAAAAACACAAGAATGCTTTAAACGATGTTTTAAGTGAAAAAATAAACTTTTCTTTAGGCAGCAGTTCTTTGCTTATTCATAAATCGCGAAATAAAGATATTTATTTATTGTCTGCTTTATTTGAATCTTCGCCTTTGTTATTTTTAAGCCTTAAAAACAATAATATACATTCTTTAATAGATTTTATTGGGAAAAAAATATATCTTGGAGATAAACTTAGAGATAAAGCTATCTTAGAGCTTATGTTATCTTCTAAAAATATTGATATTAATACACTTAAAATAGAAAATAAGCCCCCAAACATTGAAGACTTAATTAATAAAAAAGTAGACATAATTACTGCTTATGAAGGTATTGATTTACCTATATTAAATAAGTATGGTTTAGAAGTTAAAATGTTTTATCCAAAAGATTATGCTTTTGATTTTTATGACAATATTTTATATACGAGCAAAAAATATGTAAATGAAAACCCTTTGATTGTAAGAGATTTTTATCTAAGCAGTATAGAAGGCTGGAAATATGCTTTTAATAATATAAAAGAAACGGCTGAATTTATTTATAAAAATCATAATTACCAAAAATTAAGTTTAAAAGAGTTGATTTATGAAGGCGAACAGTTAAAAAAACATGCACTTAATAAAAATATATTTTCCAGCAAACTTTCAATGGAAAAATTAAGTATTATTAAACATTCTTACAATGTAATAGGTTTAATTAATAATGATTATCCACTTGAAAATATCATTTATGAGCACAGCCACGGTTTTTTGAATCATGAAGAAATAGAATGGATTAAAAAGAATCCTATTATAAAAGCGTATGTTTCTTCTTTAGCACCTCTTCATTTTATGGATGAAAAAAAAGCTTTAGGAATTTCTACTGAGTATTTAGATTTTATTGCTCACAAAACAGGTTTAAGTATAGAATATCTTTGGAATATTCCTATAAAAAAAGCCCTAAATATGATGAAAAATTCTAATGAACTTGATATTTTATTAAGCCATACAAAAACAAAAGAAAAAGAGAAATATCTTAATTTTTCAAAAGCATATGTTAAAGCTCCTTTGGTTATTTATACTAGGAATGAAGATAATTCTATACAAAGTTTGGAAAATTTATCTTTTAAAACAATAGCTGTTGAAAAGAATTTTACTGCTATGAATATTTTGAAAGAAAAATATCCTAAAATTAAATTAAAAGTATATGAAAATTCAAATGATGCTCTTAAAGCACTCTCTTTTTCCCGCGTAGATGCCTATATTGGTGTTTTACTTATTAGTAATTATCAGATTTTACATTCAGGTTATTCGAATATTAAAATCGCAGCACCCACTCCTTTTAAAGCTTTAAAAGTATCTTTTGCTTTACAAAAAAACAATGAAATATTATTAAGTATTATTAATAAAACATTGGCTTTAATGACACAAGAAGATATTAATCAAATCAAGTCAAAATGGTTTTCTTCAAAATCTTATAGAATAGAATATACCTACATTGTATATTCTATTCTTGTATTTCTTATCATTTTGTCTATTATTTTATATGGTAATTCCAAATTAAAACTTGAAATCAAACAAAGAAAAAAAAGTGAAAAACTGTTTCGAATTATGTTTGAACAAGCTGCTGTGGGAGTGATTCTTTTAAACAGTAAAAATAAAGAGTTTATTACTGCTAATCAAAAGTGCTGCGAAATTTTTGATATGAGTATTAAAGATTTAGCCAAAAATGACTATGAAACAATGACTCATGAAGAAGACATATTTAAATCCCATGAATTTAATGCAGATCTTTATTCTAATGATATGCAAGATATTACAATAGAAAAGAGATATATTTTAAAAAACAAAAAAATGATATGGGTAAAACTTTCTGCAAAAAAAGCCAAAGATGAGCAAAAAGATGAGAACTATACTATTTTAATGATTGAAGATATTAGCGAACAAAAAGATTTGGAATTACAAAAAATCGAGCAAAGTAAACTTTATCTACAGCAGTCTAAAATGATTTCAATGGGAGAAATGATAGGTAATATTGCCCATCAGTGGAGACAGCCTTTAAGCGTTATTTCTTTGATTGCAACGGGTATTAAATTAAAAAACGAAATGGATTTACTGGAAAAAGATGATTTAATCGAAGGTATGGATAAAATCAATCATACTACACAACATTTGTCAAAAACAATAGATACATTTAGGAATTTTTTTAAATCAAGTAATTCAAAGTTATGGTTTAATTTAGACAGTATTTTTACTAATAATGAACATTTATTATTGGCTCCTTTTTTAAATGATGATATTGAAATAATAATTGAAATTGATGATATACGCTTGTTTACACTTGAAAATGAGTTGGTACAAGTATTTCTAAATATTCTTAATAATGCAAAAGATGCCCTAAAAAGTAAACAAAAAGATAAAAAATATATTTTTATACGTGCTTATAAAGAAAATAATGATGTTATTATCATTTTTAAAGACAATGCTTTTGGCCTAAAAAAAGAAATTTTAAACAGAGTATTTGAACCTTATTTTACAACCAAACATAAATCATCTGGAACAGGAGTTGGTTTATATATGAGTGAGGAAATTATATCAAAACATATGAATGGGTCTTTAGAAGTAAGTAATGTAGAATATACGCATAATAATATTCTATATACAGGTGCTCAGTTTAAGATTATTATTCCTATCTCTCTTGAGAATTAA
- a CDS encoding hydrolase: MNHFDPGFLLRNRHIQTLYPALFRKKHSLKMEIETFELEDGDFLECFWFNKEKMNNRKKIVVLFHGLEGSHESPYIQGIMQALKKENYTSVLMHFRGCSGKINRSPYAYHSGDTKDALFWLEHLKKQYKHCELFAIAYSMGGNMLLKLLGENNKNPLKAAVSICAPLQLEISAKSINEGFARIYQRHLLKRLIVSLENKYEHHDMQAYLGIKKEEVKKIKSIEEFDNVYTAKMYGFASAAQYYERCSAKQFLKNITIPTLIIQALDDPFMQPSNLPKKEELSSSISLELYKKGGHVGFIEGSIFKPKYFLEKRILNYLNKQ, from the coding sequence ATGAACCATTTTGATCCTGGTTTTTTATTACGAAACAGGCATATTCAAACACTCTACCCTGCTTTATTTAGAAAAAAACATTCTTTAAAAATGGAGATAGAAACCTTTGAATTAGAAGATGGTGATTTTCTTGAGTGTTTTTGGTTTAATAAAGAAAAAATGAACAATAGAAAAAAAATTGTTGTTTTATTTCATGGTTTAGAAGGCTCACACGAATCCCCTTATATACAAGGAATTATGCAAGCGTTAAAAAAAGAAAACTATACTTCTGTGCTTATGCATTTTAGAGGGTGTTCCGGAAAAATAAATCGCAGTCCTTATGCGTATCACAGTGGAGATACAAAAGATGCTTTGTTTTGGTTAGAACATCTAAAAAAACAATACAAACACTGTGAACTTTTTGCCATTGCTTATTCTATGGGTGGAAATATGTTGTTAAAACTCTTAGGTGAAAATAACAAAAATCCATTAAAAGCTGCTGTTTCAATTTGTGCCCCTTTACAATTAGAGATTAGTGCCAAAAGCATTAATGAAGGTTTTGCACGTATTTATCAACGGCATTTATTAAAGCGTTTAATTGTTTCTTTAGAAAACAAATACGAACATCATGATATGCAAGCTTATTTAGGTATTAAAAAAGAAGAAGTAAAAAAAATAAAAAGCATAGAAGAATTTGACAATGTATACACAGCAAAAATGTATGGTTTTGCTTCAGCCGCGCAGTATTATGAGCGCTGCAGTGCAAAACAGTTTTTAAAAAATATTACCATACCAACACTTATTATTCAAGCCCTTGATGATCCTTTTATGCAGCCCTCTAATTTACCAAAAAAAGAAGAACTTTCTTCTTCTATTAGCCTTGAGCTTTATAAAAAAGGTGGCCATGTTGGTTTTATTGAAGGAAGTATTTTTAAACCAAAATATTTTTTAGAAAAAAGAATATTAAACTATTTAAACAAACAATAG